The Lolium perenne isolate Kyuss_39 chromosome 6, Kyuss_2.0, whole genome shotgun sequence genome segment GACTAGTAGATGCACCTTGTTAGTAGTAGCAGTCTATCAATTCCTTTAAGCATTGGATTAGGATACCACAACTATCCACAAGGAAAGATGAAAGGTGGGCACTAGGGGCAAGATTGGAGGTGTGAGGGTGCATAGACAAAGGAAGATAATGAAAGTAAAGTATTGTTTAGTTGATATGTGACCCACCAAGAGAGACTAAGCATTATAGCATAATAGTTTTGTCTAAGTCTAGTTATTATTTCTTAGAATGCTCATGTTGCTCATGCTCTTATGTGCTACTACGTTTTTCGTTTCCAAATCCAAATGTCGGAACATCACACAAGAATTTAAATGGTTAAGGATAAGAGAACACGTGTATAAGTTTCTATAAATTTCGATATGTGAACTTGAAAGTAAACAAAAAGTTTAATCTAGTTGCATTGCATTTTATAATGAAAATAGAATAGAATAAAGGAGAACCTTATCACGAACATGCTTAGTGAACGATGGCGGTTGAGGGTACTGCCGTTCAGAGATGCTTATCAGAGCAGGAAAGTTTGCCAAGTTATACGGACGCGAATTTTTGGCTCCTGGGTGCGCCAGCACTGATTTCAgcaataaaattttaaaaaaatgctaaaattgatttTAAAATATGACATAAATCATGTGTGTGTAGTATGTATGTAAGCATGTGCATGTCAAGTCTCAACTTAAAATATAAAAGTATGTAGCCTACAGAAAAATAACAAACCATTACAGTACGTATATTATTCACAGTATAACAACGTTTTATTTTCACTTTTTTGTGTGGATCACATACGGCCGTATTTTCTTCTAAAAAATTTCACAGGTAAGTGTCAGAATAAGATTTACGTGAGGGAATTATTTCAACTTTTTTGAAATATTTAAATAATgtattttgaattttttgaaatgAGGTGCGCTGGTACCCAGGTTCACCACCATATTTTCGAAGTTATACTGCTTAGTTTGCTTAGTTTGGATAAGGGAAAAAAGCACCCCGATCATGTATTCCCAAAAGTTTGCATGTTAGTGCATTCACTTAGAAGTCGTTTGGAAGTCAGGCTTTCATTTCGTTTGTAGCATTttaaaatgaatacatgtattcatttcatttaaTTGTAGTTTcagaaatggacacttgtttggttgggaattgcaaatgacatgacaacataattcaatattgaatttgtaaatgGCTTCCATGAAAAAACGCAAATGACAGGTCTCAGCTCGGAATCGTGTTTACCCATAgcatcattttgctggatttTCTAAATGAAATGACGGCCCAATTCTGTAGCAACCAAACATCCCACCTATggaattccaaaatgaattcTAGAATTCCAGGCCCAAATGATGCATACTAATTTTCTTTGAATTTCCAATACATTTCCCCAAAAGTTTGCATGTATATCCAGCACTAGCAGGCTAGCAGCAGGTCGTTCTGAATTGGATTCGGACACTGCCTCAATTTGGTTTGAAATTAGGAGTAGAAAATTTGGAAGATCCAACTCTGACTGGCGGACGCAACACGCCCTGAACGGCTGAAAAGGAAGGGGGAGGAGGAAAGAAGAGCCAAAGCCACCTAGCCACGCGAGGAAGAGGAACCAACCCTAGAAAAAAATCCCCCCACCGATCCCCGGGGTTTATCAAGTCCCAGACCCCGGTCCCAAGGATTGCGGCCATCTGATACGATCTGCTCTAGGTGAACCTCCACGCAATGTCTTGGGCCGGCCCGGACGAGCTCCTCCTCTCGACCTCCCTTGCCGGCTTCTTGGACAGTGAGATCCTTCCCTTGCAGCTTCTTCTTTGATTCTCTTCCCGTTTCTCTGCTGCTGGTTCTAGGCTGCGTTGCGGGAGTACGTTTAGCAAGATTTAGCCTTTTGGGGGATTTTTGTTCCAGTTGGTGTAGTTGAAGGAGCCGGTGGGCGTAGATTTGGGCTGCTGGGCGTACATGTAGAAAGCTATAAGATCTGATTGGAATTGGGATGTCTAGGATTCAGTGCCATGATTTGTGCAAGCATTTGATTCTGTTGTCTTGCTCGAAGCGAAATTTAGGTGTTGCCTACTTGTTGAAGGTTGAAGCATCCAGCTTGATAGTGGACTGGTGGTGTATCTGTAGTTGTACCTTAAATTGGCCATAggcgttaaaacatgaaaactatcaaGCTGGATGCTTCATTGTTGCCACGCCGAGTACTTTTTTGTTTTTTGCGAATTGAGTACGTCTTGTTTTTTGTGTTTGCTATTCTGCTACCAACTTATGCATATTCCTTCTTACAGAGAAACTCATAGTCCTATTACGAGACGGAAGGAAGCTGCTTGGCACCCTGTGTTCATTTGATCAGTTTGGTATGCCACAATGAGATCCATGTTCCTAGTGATTCTGAGCCTTAAAATGTCGGCCACCAAGATTGTTTTTACTTAAATTGTTACATCCACAGCAAATGTTGTTCTCCAAGGTGCTTGTGAACGAGTGATTGTTGGAGAACTATATTGTGATGTTCCTCTTGGTCTTTATGTCATCCGGGGAGAGAACGTTGTTTTAATCGGTGAATTGGTAATGATCACTTTTTGCACAATAGATGACCCTGCATAGAGTTCATATATCTAATATTCATGTATTCGATATTGAATTGAGCAGGATAGTGAGAAGGATGAACTCCCTGCTCACATGACTTGTGTTCCGGAGGCGGAAATAAGAAAGGCAAGTTATACTCTATTGATAAAACTCTTGTCTGAAAGATATTCAAGATACAATATTCTCCTAGTATTGTTTTAGATTAAGTTTTTTTTGGGCCCCTTGCTGTTGTTCGCAGGTACTCTGCTCTTTTTTTCCTCTAATGTTCTCACCTCAGTTTTCCTTTTTGAGATCTTAACTAGTCTTGCTGACAATCTTTTACCTTAGAAATACTCAGTTTTTTTACAAGAATCCTCCAGAAAAACTGTCATCTTAAAATGCTCTTCTAGTCCCAAAGAATCTTGTGTATCATCGTTGGTAAAAAAGAGAGTTGCATTGCATATAATTTTAGGTAGTTAATTAATAGTCTGAGGCAAATGAAAATACAAAATATTTGATGTGTTAATTGGACTGTCTTTATCGCCTCTCTTTGCATTGCATGAGGCCATCAATCATATATGATTTTGCATCAATGGCGGCATAAACCATATGATAGGTTTTCTACCTCGTCATCCTGCCAGTAGTTCAGGTTGGCATCATAGAAGATCCTTGATGCCAGCTCTTAGAAAAAGGTCTAATCAATATTCTGAAATGTGCCTAACCTGTAAGCTGTAACCTAGAGAAATTATACCATCCGTAATGGGCTTTAGATTCACCCTTCAACTTGTGCCTTTTATCTGGTCTGAGTAATTTTACGTACTTGTTTGGTAAGACCATTGGTCCTTCTCAAGTACCCATGACTTCATTGTttagtactacctccgtttcgaTGACTAAGGGGCACACGTATTCCAATACGAACTCTGACCGAAAGaaatgagcaacaaaatcttgatttaaGTGTACGTAATGAGTattgttggattcgtattgaatttttttctaatgatgctaattttataCCAACAAAACTTTCAAATGATGCTAATTTTATACCGAAAATCTTTTTATATTTAGATTAATTCTTGGCCAAAGAAAAATACGGAAAAAGAGGGCACCTTATTCATTGGAATAGAGGGGGTATATGATCATCAGTACTAACCTAGAATATCTGTATTCCATAGTTCCAGTTCCATTATCAACCAAGTACATTTTTTAGTTTCTTTATTTCTGCAAGTGTATTTGCTACTGTTCCTTatatttttttgtatgcttaAGCAGAACGGTGTCTCTTTCTGATATAACCGTTTCCTATTTTTGCTAATATTATCTTTGCCTCCACTCAGGCTGAAAAGGCGGAAAGAGAAGCAAGAGACCTCAAGGGCTCAATGAGGAAACGTATGGAGTTCCTGGACTTTGATTAGAAGCATCCCATTGAAAGGTAGATCGAAGCTGTGATGTTTTTAACTGGCGGCTTCTGCTACATGGAAACATAAACCTTATCTGACCCTGTAGTTTTCGGCCTCGGATCCAAAGCTTTTACCTGTCAAATCCTCCTTAGTAACTTGATGGTTCTGTACAACTCCGTAGCCATGGGAAGTTTCTATTGCAGTTCGTAGTTTGCAGTTGTAAAATGGTAAATTGTTTCACATCTATAACTTAGAGACTGATGCTTTCCATTTCCATGACTGTTCAATGTTAACGACCCATGTACATCTCAATTTACGAAGTGCATGTTCTCTACAAGGGTGTGAACCAAAGGAAACTGTGTTTGTGGTTCTAGACTGCTGCCTTCTTCAGTGCTGTCATGATGCTTGGGTTTGGACTTGATGGTCTTCGCTTGGCAAGTGTTCCGCCAAACTGTTGATATTCAGGATAGGAAATTGTGAACTCATTTTAGCAAGCCACTTCTTAATTTTGGCAGTTTTTGTAACTTCTGTCAAAAAGTCGTTCAAGACttttttttaaaaatgaaaatATCTGTAGTTGAAACTGTATCTAGTGAGTAAAATCGGAAATTTGTAGATCATTTAGTTGTTTTTAAAGTTTTTGTAGTTCTTATAACTTTTGGCCTAAACCTAATCTTACGGAAGGTTTCAAGAAAAAATCTGATGACAACAGCTCAAAGTTCACCGGCAGAACGAAATGCTACAATTTTTTCTGCTTTTCTTAATATCTGGCTTTGAAAATGAAAACTGAAAGTTGCAAGGACTGCGAAAATTGAGAATTGCTTGGCAAAATAAGTTCTGAAAAATTCAGTTACTCTGTACATGTAGTTTGAATTAATATTTTTATCCTGTTCAAAAAAAGAATTAATATTTTTATCTTTTCCTAAAATTCTATATTATATGTATGAATTTTGGTTGAAAGTTTGGAAAATGTAAAATCTTTCAAAGGCCAGAGAGCAATACAGTCTCCTCAGCCACGTGGCACCTGACCGGTGGGACCGGGCTGTCTAACACGCTGCTAATTTGACCAAATTTCAGCATTTGGAATAACTATCCCAAAAAAATTGATGTTTATTAAAAAAAACCGCAAAACCAAATTGACAGTTGAGTTGCAGGTCCAAAAGGGAAACAGTAAATTTGCAGTGAGTGCGCACGAGTGTGGAAACTGCACCAAGAAGACCAGAAGCGGTTCGTAAGGCATCTCCCGCGGGGGCGCGACGCAAACACGAACGCTGAGTAACTGTTTACCTCTGCCGAGCCGAAAAATCGACCCAAAACTGGCGCATATTTGCGCCAGTAATGCATTACGCTGCGCGAAcgtgcaaagtgtccgctcgtgtTTCCATCGGGCCCGCCTGGTAGCGAGCCTgtatcgagggcatcgcttccgcggccatcgctttgcgcagccttcgccatcaatgtcgcggcagcctcttctgcgcgcgcactggcgggcggcggctggcttctgcgccgcctttaATGGCATAGTTTCTCGCGCGCGGCCGgccttaaaagtccaccggcaCCGTTCCTCCatcgcccacacctccactcgcaacaccaccgccgcagcaccatggggaagaagaagaagaacgacttcgaggcgtcCGACAGCGGCACCAAGAAGGAGGAGTGACCGGGCAGGGTGGCGTTGCCCGTCAGCGTGGGGAGGCTGATGCACGCGCACTGGACGCCGTGCGACGCCTGGAGGGACGTGCACATGCCTGGTGGCAGGCGGCTCAGCTACCGCCGGGTGCCCGTCCCTCCGGTGCCTGCGCGCGAGCCAAATAGGAGCGCCgagatccggcgaaggaggcggtacctgccgccaaacctccgcgccgatccggcgtacgccatcgactctgATAGCTGGCGCACGTATCTCGCGTCCAAGAGGGATCGGAGGAGGGAGGTCAACATGAACTTTCCCTTCGACCGTCCACCGCCGCCTCGTCCTCGAAGACAGCAGGCGCTGACGCGTGCGCACCAGGCGCCGATGCCTGCGCTGTACGACGATGACTTTGACAAATACGGCGATGACGACTACATCGAGGCACTAGCGTACCACAACGAGGAGGTCAAGGACGACAGCGACAACTGCGTCGCGGTCGTCTTCCAGGATTGGCAgctggccatggcggagggccgcaaGTTTGAGTTCCCGGACAACATGACAGccgacgagatggcgaagctcggcgtcctcgtctccgagaatGATCGAcatgtgcagccgccgctgccccggtaTGCCACCGGCTTCATGCCGTcgggcctgtcggaggatgaagccctACGACTGGCGCTACAGGACTCGGCCGCGCCACAACCGCCGCTGTACAACCCCTGGACGCCTCCAGCACCGCCACATCCctcggcgcctccaccgccgccacaaccctgggtgcctccaccgccgccacagccacaaccttgggcgcctccacctccgccacagccacaaccctgggcgcctccacctccagcaccgccggTGCGCCCGGCGTACGTTCCGCCGATTCCCAACTGGTCGTGGACGGTACCagagctcatcgtgctcgacagcgacgaggagaagCAGTAGGCGCAGACGTTTAGGGTTTATTTTCATGGGTTAAACTATGttaattatgttttcatgttaAAAAAATGATTCGAGCAAAAAATGCATCGTGCCGCTTGAGCCACCCGACGTAAACGGGCGCGCGATTAATTTTGACCATTTCGGCTAACGCAAACAGACGCTACGGACATTTTTGGACGTTAAAATGTGTTGTCGTCGCCcttttggagatgcccttaaaccATTTCCATCCGAAGGCGTGTCTCTTTTGGGGAGCGTCCGCTTTCAGTCACGTTTCTTAAATGGAAATTTAAAATGTAAAATTGGAGAGAAAACACTAAAATTCATTCTAATTTATTATATATTATAAGAATTTAaataaaatttgactaaatttaaactaaaataaacTAACGGTGCTTGCGGCAGCCGAAGCAATCATAGTACTTGAAGAAGCTGTAGTCCGTTGGCGGGCGCGTCGGCGGGCTCATCGATCATTGCGCCGTTGGTGCCAGCTTCATCGTTGTTGCGCATGAGGTCAACACGTGGCCTGCCGCTGTCGCGGGAGGACATGGCGATCACATCCTCGATGTTGCCCTCCCATGCGATGTGGTCGTTCCGCGACGACACGTACTACGCGTTGAATTCCGGCGTGTCGCCAGGGCCATCGCTGCTTGCGACGCGGTGTTGGTGGCGAAGGAGCGATGCCAACCCGTCCTCTTCCTCCGTCACATCCGGTTTCGGGATGACAAGGGCGGCGCTACCACGGCTAGCCCGTTGCGTTGGCTCGTAGATCGATATGGCGATGCAACTGCCACGTGTGCTCTAGGGGCCTGGGGCGCCGGCGTCTCgtactcctccttcacctcgcgctTCGGAAAGGGGTAGGGGAGATGCggtagtacgaggaggacggcatcTAGCGCGCCGGCCCAGCCGATGAAGAATGTGATCGAGGAAGAGGAAGCCAACCTTCTCGAAAGCTAGCGCGATGGCGGCGGGGATGGCGGCATCTCCAGCCTAGGGCCACCGTTGCGGATGCCGTCAAGGAGGACAGAGATGCTTTTAGACTTGCAGTGTCTAATATGTTTTCCAATCTCTACAAGCATTGTGATGCCCTCTACTAATATTTTTTGCCAGAAGAAGTTCCGAGGAATTCCTGATTGCTAGTGCGAGATATTGAGAAAATTCAGACGATAAGGGGAACATATGAGGAcacacaaaaaaagaaaaaaaccgaagaagaaaggaACCATGATGGTTGGAAGGGAAGAACACGTACTCATACATATGTTGATTTTACTACTATCTTTTCTCTTTAGACCCACACGAGCAAATTAGGAACACATTGACACTAATTATGCAGTTTGCctgaaagagaaagaaaaaaaaaaaggcaagacAGAGTTTTATGCATGCAGACGACGCGAGAAGATCAGCGCTACCGGCCACCGCGCTTCGGCGGCTACTACACCGGAGCTTGGCGCGTCCTGGCTGATACCGGACTACCGGGAGACGGAAGGGAGTTCCTGCCACGTCGCCGCGTGCTGAGCCGAGAGCGCCCTCACCAGAAGGGGCGGGCGTTGGGCACGAAGGGGGTGGCGAAGCAGGGCTCGATGCCGATCCACGGGTGGCATGACGACGACGCGCCGTGCGGCCCCGGCGGTGGCTGGAGCGCGGCCATGTAGACCGCGGCCAGCTTGCGGACGGCGCGGAGGAGCCAGCGCAGCCGGAGCCGCCGCAGGAGCCCGCGCCCGCGGACGCGGCCGCCCCCAGCCCCTGCTgccgtgccgccgccgcccaGCCGGACGATGGGGAGCCTCCGGCGCCGGCCGAGGCCGCGCCACAGCAGCGCCCCCTTCTGGCGTCGGCGCGGCGTGACGTTGCATGGCGCGTCCCCCATCCTTGGGCGCGCGGCTGCTCTCTCGTTCTTGTGCGCTCGGTGGCCACGGCTATGGCTTGTATCTTGCCTTTTGTTTGGGCGCGCGTCTTCAGTCGAGTATCGGTGTATGGTGGACATATGTCCATACATGCTGACCCTCCTTTGCCTCTGGTCCTGGCATATATGGTGGCATATGGACTTGGTCTTTCACGTGTAGTAGAAggctacaagcacaccatgcatcaGGGCTCCATGAGTGAACCGTTTATGACGGAGTCAACTTTAGGTTTAGGAAGAACCGGCCAAAACCCCAGGTACTGCTACCGATAGAGTTTGCGTCATGCAAAGCCTTTCCCACCGGAAGTAGAGTCACTGATGACGACGCCTACGtcctctatctatctatctatctatctatcgctAGCGGCATTGCGCGCCTCACCCTGCGGTTGCAGCCTTTCTCGACGGGAGTACTGACTGAATATCATCCATCCACCTTTGGGTTTGGACGCTTTCCCTGCTCATCACGTCGACGGGGCGGCCATTTATGGCGCATTCCTACGTGAGTGCGTGGTTCACCGATGAGACGCGCACGGCAGGGGATGCCAAGCCCGAACCGAGCCGGCACAGGCGGCACGCGTTGCGCTTGTGGCTATGCGTGTGAGTTCTTTTGGCGTACGTGAAAGCCTAGTGCTGTCGTGCACTCGGGCAAAcgtttctgtttctgtttctgaAGGTTCATGCATGCTGCGAACTCTTATACATGCAACAGTTATTCTTTTCATGTTTAAAGTTTTATCAGATTCGAAAATATGCAACAGTTATTGAAAACTATACATATTTCAAAAAATAATTTATTTTTTGCGCAAATAAAAGGTCTTTACTCCTAGGTGCGCGCGGCTT includes the following:
- the LOC127330369 gene encoding uncharacterized protein; the encoded protein is MYGHMSTIHRYSTEDARPNKRQDTSHSRGHRAHKNERAAARPRMGDAPCNVTPRRRQKGALLWRGLGRRRRLPIVRLGGGGTAAGAGGGRVRGRGLLRRLRLRWLLRAVRKLAAVYMAALQPPPGPHGASSSCHPWIGIEPCFATPFVPNARPFW
- the LOC127334432 gene encoding sm-like protein LSM1B — protein: MSWAGPDELLLSTSLAGFLDKKLIVLLRDGRKLLGTLCSFDQFANVVLQGACERVIVGELYCDVPLGLYVIRGENVVLIGELDSEKDELPAHMTCVPEAEIRKAEKAEREARDLKGSMRKRMEFLDFD